One Mycolicibacterium pulveris genomic region harbors:
- a CDS encoding NAD-dependent epimerase/dehydratase family protein, giving the protein MPERVVITGGCGFIGAYLARRMVVDGWNVAVVDSMIRGDARRLGDVADDVELFTNDVRDQDALERAFKGADVVMHLAAINGTENFYKRPELVLDMGLRGALAVSNAGRNAGVPDLVVASTAEVYQTPPVFPTPETVPLMLPDSLNPRYSYGGSKIVSELIAFNYGQEHYRKVQVFRPHNVFGPDMGWKHVEPQLIMRALAAQEAGDDVLPIQGDGSETRSFLYVDDCVDGILTMYAKGAHREIYHIGSDDELTIRELATRIAKTVGVDLDIQPGAAPKGGAKRRCPDIAKMRALGWSPEISLDEGLERTVEWYRAHRGDAPPNDLM; this is encoded by the coding sequence ATGCCTGAACGGGTGGTCATCACCGGTGGCTGTGGGTTCATCGGGGCGTACTTGGCGAGACGGATGGTCGTCGACGGCTGGAATGTCGCCGTCGTCGACTCGATGATCCGCGGCGACGCGCGCCGGCTCGGCGACGTCGCCGACGACGTCGAACTGTTCACCAACGATGTGCGCGACCAGGACGCGTTGGAGCGGGCGTTCAAGGGCGCCGACGTGGTGATGCACCTGGCGGCCATCAACGGCACCGAAAACTTCTACAAGAGACCGGAACTGGTGCTCGACATGGGCCTGCGCGGCGCGCTGGCGGTGAGCAACGCCGGGCGCAATGCCGGCGTCCCCGACCTGGTGGTGGCGTCGACCGCCGAGGTCTACCAGACGCCGCCGGTGTTTCCCACCCCGGAAACCGTTCCGCTGATGCTGCCCGACAGCCTCAACCCGCGCTACTCGTACGGCGGGTCGAAGATCGTCAGCGAGCTGATCGCGTTCAACTACGGCCAGGAGCACTACCGCAAGGTGCAGGTCTTCCGGCCGCACAACGTGTTCGGGCCCGACATGGGATGGAAGCACGTGGAGCCGCAGCTGATCATGCGGGCGCTGGCCGCGCAGGAGGCCGGTGACGACGTGCTCCCGATCCAGGGTGACGGAAGCGAAACGCGGTCTTTTCTCTACGTCGACGACTGTGTCGACGGCATTCTCACCATGTATGCGAAGGGCGCGCACCGCGAGATTTACCACATCGGCAGCGACGACGAGCTGACCATTCGTGAGCTGGCCACCCGGATCGCCAAGACCGTCGGCGTGGATCTGGACATCCAGCCCGGCGCGGCCCCCAAAGGGGGTGCGAAGCGGCGATGTCCCGATATCGCCAAGATGCGCGCGCTCGGCTGGTCGCCGGAGATCAGCCTCGATGAGGGGTTGGAACGCACCGTCGAGTGGTATCGCGCGCACCGCGGCGATGCCCCACCCAACGACCTGATGTAG
- a CDS encoding nucleotide sugar dehydrogenase, translating to MARPANYDIGIVGLGYVGLTLATVLAEAGYSVIGVEKRPDLVAMTNEGIPHFTETGLPDALSGATRLKKLVATERFDSSFTCDTYIITVGTPLSAAGVARVDMIEAAARDIAENMRDGALVLLRSTVKVGTTRQVVAPILAASGKKFDIAMCPERTLEGKALQELRELPQIVGADNSEVADRAAAIFRRLTKSIISVSDIETAEIIKLVSNTYRDVQFAFANEVARVCDAFGVSAHEVISSGKLGYSRTNIPLPGLVGGPCLEKDPHILMESARTRGVALEITAAGRLVNERQPEETVRFISSEIQRRDLDASAPMKISLLGMAFKGLPETSDLRGSMSIRVLDALKKAHPNAEIGIYDPVAPSDLLSAEFPDETVFDRFGDAVSGASVVVIGNNHPSLGTISPRTISEFIKPNGFVFDYWNHFSHLPASELGDSYFAVGKSGRVVCDA from the coding sequence ATGGCTCGTCCAGCAAATTACGACATCGGAATAGTCGGACTGGGTTATGTGGGGCTGACCTTGGCCACGGTGCTCGCCGAAGCGGGGTACTCGGTGATCGGGGTGGAGAAGCGGCCCGATCTGGTGGCGATGACCAACGAGGGCATTCCGCACTTCACGGAGACGGGGCTGCCCGATGCGCTGTCCGGGGCGACCAGGCTGAAGAAGCTGGTGGCGACCGAGCGCTTCGACAGCAGTTTCACCTGTGATACCTACATCATTACGGTCGGTACACCGCTTTCGGCGGCCGGTGTCGCGCGCGTCGACATGATCGAGGCGGCGGCCCGCGACATCGCCGAGAACATGCGCGACGGGGCGCTGGTGCTCCTGCGTTCGACGGTCAAGGTCGGCACGACGCGCCAGGTGGTCGCGCCGATCCTGGCCGCAAGCGGCAAGAAATTCGATATTGCGATGTGTCCGGAAAGGACGCTCGAGGGCAAGGCGCTGCAGGAATTGCGCGAATTGCCGCAAATTGTCGGTGCCGACAATTCTGAGGTCGCCGATCGTGCCGCGGCAATATTTCGCCGGCTAACGAAATCCATCATCTCGGTATCGGATATCGAGACCGCCGAGATCATCAAACTGGTCAGCAACACCTACCGCGATGTGCAGTTCGCGTTCGCCAACGAGGTCGCCCGGGTGTGCGATGCCTTCGGCGTCAGCGCACATGAGGTGATCTCGTCGGGCAAGCTCGGCTACAGCCGCACGAACATCCCGCTGCCTGGGTTGGTCGGCGGCCCGTGCCTGGAGAAAGACCCGCACATCCTGATGGAAAGCGCGCGCACCCGCGGCGTCGCCCTGGAGATCACCGCGGCCGGCCGGTTGGTCAACGAGCGCCAACCGGAGGAGACGGTGCGTTTCATCAGCAGTGAGATCCAGCGGCGCGACCTGGATGCGTCGGCGCCAATGAAGATCAGCCTGCTCGGAATGGCGTTCAAGGGACTACCCGAGACCAGCGATCTGCGCGGGTCGATGTCGATCCGGGTGCTCGACGCGCTGAAAAAGGCCCACCCGAACGCCGAGATCGGCATCTACGATCCCGTCGCGCCGAGCGATCTGCTGTCGGCCGAGTTTCCCGACGAGACGGTGTTCGACCGGTTCGGCGACGCGGTCAGCGGTGCATCGGTGGTGGTGATCGGCAACAACCATCCGTCGCTCGGCACCATCTCGCCGCGCACCATCAGCGAGTTCATCAAGCCCAACGGGTTCGTCTTCGACTACTGGAACCACTTCAGCCACCTCCCGGCGTCGGAACTGGGTGACTCGTACTTCGCGGTCGGCAAGAGTGGACGTGTGGTGTGCGATGCCTGA
- a CDS encoding sulfurtransferase, which yields MPLPPDPDPTLRAYAHPERLVTADWLSANLGRPGLAIVESDEDVLLYDTGHIPGAVKIDWHTDLNDPHVRDYINGEQFADLMNRKGIARDDTIVIYGDKSNWWAAYALWVFTLFGHPDVRLLNGGRDLWISDGRETTLDVPSKQSSGYPVVERNDAPIRAFKNDVLAILGKEPLIDVRSPQEYTGERTHMPDYPEEGALRGGHIPTAKSIPWAKAADDSGRFRGRAELEDLYGFLTPDDSTVVYCRIGERSSHTWFVLTHLLGLPNVRNYDGSWTEWGNAVRVPVAVGEEPGEAP from the coding sequence GTGCCTCTGCCACCCGACCCAGATCCCACGCTGCGGGCGTATGCCCACCCCGAACGTCTAGTCACCGCCGACTGGTTGTCGGCCAACCTCGGCAGGCCGGGATTGGCCATCGTCGAATCCGACGAGGACGTGCTGCTCTACGACACCGGCCACATCCCCGGCGCAGTCAAAATCGACTGGCATACCGACCTCAACGACCCCCACGTCCGCGACTACATCAACGGCGAACAGTTCGCAGACCTGATGAACCGCAAGGGCATCGCCCGCGACGACACGATCGTGATCTACGGCGACAAGAGCAACTGGTGGGCCGCCTACGCCCTGTGGGTCTTCACCTTGTTCGGCCACCCCGATGTCCGGTTGCTCAACGGCGGGCGCGATCTGTGGATCTCCGACGGCCGCGAAACCACCCTGGACGTGCCGAGCAAGCAGTCCAGCGGATATCCGGTCGTCGAACGCAACGACGCGCCGATCCGCGCCTTCAAGAACGACGTGCTGGCCATCCTCGGCAAAGAGCCGCTGATCGACGTGCGCTCGCCCCAGGAGTACACCGGCGAGCGCACCCACATGCCCGACTACCCCGAGGAAGGCGCGCTGCGCGGCGGCCACATCCCCACCGCCAAGTCGATCCCGTGGGCCAAGGCGGCCGACGACAGCGGCCGGTTCCGCGGCCGCGCCGAGCTCGAGGACCTCTACGGCTTCTTGACGCCCGACGACAGCACGGTGGTTTACTGCCGCATCGGTGAGCGCTCCAGCCATACCTGGTTCGTGCTGACCCATCTGCTGGGCCTGCCCAATGTGCGCAACTACGACGGCTCCTGGACCGAGTGGGGCAACGCCGTGCGGGTACCGGTGGCCGTCGGTGAAGAGCCCGGCGAGGCACCCTGA
- a CDS encoding SufE family protein codes for MSMPAALAEVVSDFKAVNGQDKLQLLLEFANELPPLPADLEEAAMEPVPECQSPLFLHVDAQDRDHVRLYFSAPAEAPTTRGFAAILAAGLDEHPADTILAVPDDFYSELGLATLISPLRLRGISAMLARIKRRLR; via the coding sequence ATGAGCATGCCAGCGGCCCTGGCCGAAGTGGTGTCGGACTTCAAAGCGGTCAACGGCCAGGACAAACTACAGCTGCTGTTGGAGTTCGCCAACGAGCTGCCGCCGCTGCCCGCCGACCTCGAAGAGGCCGCGATGGAGCCGGTGCCCGAGTGCCAGTCTCCGCTGTTCCTACACGTCGACGCGCAGGACCGCGACCACGTCCGGTTGTATTTCAGCGCGCCCGCCGAAGCGCCGACCACCCGCGGCTTCGCCGCGATCCTGGCCGCGGGCCTCGACGAGCACCCCGCCGACACGATCTTGGCCGTGCCCGACGACTTCTACTCCGAACTCGGTCTGGCCACCCTGATCAGCCCCCTTCGGCTGCGGGGCATCTCGGCGATGTTGGCCCGTATCAAGCGTCGATTGCGCTAA